A genomic region of Metopolophium dirhodum isolate CAU chromosome 1, ASM1992520v1, whole genome shotgun sequence contains the following coding sequences:
- the LOC132936453 gene encoding uncharacterized protein LOC132936453 — MSYRTIASTDSENEHFSESIDIRPSFSKTKPGLKRSAEKTSVKKPMKKKQNKMNASYRDNISERLRSEDFDVEVFNSLTFRQGDGVVTIKTPFEEKGKDLWVLSHYKVTNIENVPVKDRWKFSEATVRLYTTDESKDQTLHTGLNETMQIIFDKLLTDPKRQTIKSKTVV, encoded by the exons atgtcgtacCGTACAATTGCTTCAACTGATTCAGAG aatgaacattttagcgaatcaattgatataagaccgtctttttcaaaaacaaaacctgGATTAAAACGTTCTGCAGAAAAAACAAGTGTtaaaaaacctatgaaaaagaagcagaataaaatg aatgcatCATACAGAGATAATATCAGCGAACGCTTGAGATCAGAagattttgatgttgaagtatttaattCGCTAACATTCAGACAAGGAGATGGCGTTGTGACAATAAAGACGCCTTTTGAAGAAAAAGGAAAGGATCTTTGGGTGCTAAGTCATTATAAGGTTACTAACATCGAGAATGTACCAGTAAAGGACAg atGGAAGTTCAGTGAAGCTACTGTTAGATTGTACACGACCGACGAATCAAAAGATCAAACACTTCATACTGGTCTTAATGAGacaatgcaaattatatttgataaattactaacTGATCCAAAGCGTCAAACTATTAAAAGCAAGAcggttgtttga
- the LOC132936452 gene encoding uncharacterized protein LOC132936452 yields the protein MFFFYLIYFFSFIMKRKTVTKHERMSSSDEGLFEIERFKKCSKTFLIKNTLNFIDYTLFFNYVRDKLILKLKESCLQSSIKFNLHVDSVYERILTQEVRDIAFKTSNTLACNSSNFNKLLNGMFNKLLSEQDQFLAKGSGWSLKTIDVLQLRINTVNPLRGGTYLDLPEYIKDKRAIINVKNNDAKCFKYSILSKFDNRSNKTYLNKKYFKMLETKSGLDFKCIDFPTPISQMKKFERTNDVSINIYSLNDKKHIFPLYICNTERKKHFDLFLFNNDETSHYCYIKNFSRFVRSQKTKNCTKLIICKRCFTTFGNKPCKSKLWGMKGLIEHQHNCRKNQLGKPIMFEEGDDDFIYFKSYKKTQRIPIVIYADFECILTPKKPDEFIQSCKKKKTYITHLHEIMSYGFYVKVDYDIIPKELVKQLKIPRKVVIYRGENAAKKFMENMIDIGNNIKTIYETATPMGKLTEKEEKRFQRIKRCEKCSKHFKKNNLIKVRDHCHFTGKYRQCLCLECNFQITNPSFIPIFFHNLSYDSHFIIRELGCDDQNIHVIPNSSEKYISFSKEIAPKFSIKFVDTFRFMSESLSKLAENLSEDKSRFRETLKIFSAEALDLVTRKGVFPYEYVDNWSKLDDTFLPSKLEFYNSLTDEKISDEDYIHAKNVWHTFDIKTLGEYSDLYLKTDVSILADVFENFRDLCLSTLELDPAHYMTAPGFAFDCMLKYTKVKLSRLKEYNMLLFFEKSIRGGICQSTKRYVKANIPNIEGLDYNANEPITWITYLDCVNLYGKSMLTELPFKDFEWVDDLNIDVTKIADDSEVGYILEVDIEYPKHLHKYHNDFPFLPFNECPPNSKVEKLLTTLSPKKNYIVHYKNLKQAISHGLKVVKIHRAIRFSQSKWMASYIKLCTSMRVQAKNEFEKDFWKLLINSVFGKCMENVRARTSIKLVSSEQKARKLMAKTSFKDRTIYSKNLMAIHQHKETIKFDKAIYVGFAILDVSKTFMYDFHYNVMKKRYGTKISSLYSDTDSLIYAIQTTNFFDDLKNSLLPYFDTSNYPKDHCCFSEIHKNQPGFFKDEMKGIIIKEFVSLRPKLYAYKTIDGAEKKKAKGVKKYIIKNHMQFNNYMNILNAFINHKTLKDEQTHRKMNFIQSNKHVVHSKTMNKLVLSANDDKRYIMDDGINTLAYGHYKLNDSV from the coding sequence atgttttttttttatttaatctattttttcagtttcataatgaaaagaaaaacggttACAAAACACGAGCGGATGTCATCTTCTGACGAAGGTTTATTTGAAATCGAGAGATTtaagaaatgttcaaaaacatttttgattaagaatactttaaattttatagattacacgcttttttttaactatgttagagataaattaattttaaagttaaaagaatcatgtttacaatcatctataaaatttaatttacatgtggATAGCGTATACGAAAGAATACTCACTCAAGAAGTTCGGGACATAGCTTTCAAAACTTCTAATACACTTGCATGTAATTCAtccaatttcaataaattactaaatggaatgttcaataaattattatctgaacAAGACCAGTTTTTAGCGAAAGGATCTGGGTGGTCCCTTAAAACTATAGATGTATTACAATTGAGAATTAATACAGTGAATCCTCTCAGAGGAGGAACGTATCTAGATCTACctgaatatataaaagataaaagagcaattataaatgtaaaaaataacgatgctaaatgttttaaatattcaatactatctaagtttgataatcgatcgaataaaacttatttgaataagaaatattttaaaatgttagaaacaaaaagtggtttagattttaaatgtattgattttccaacaccaatcagtcagatgaaaaaatttgaacgtacaaacgatgtatcaattaatatttatagtttaaatgataaaaaacatatttttcctttgtatatttgtaatactgaaagaaaaaaacatttcgatctttttctgttcaataatgatgaaacatcacattactgttatataaaaaatttttcaagattcgttagaagtcagaaaactaaaaattgtactAAGCTAATTATATGTAAAAGATGTTTTACTACTTTTGGGAACAAACCGTGTAAAAGCAAACTTTGGGGTATGAAAGGATTGATTGAACATCAACATAATTGTAGAAAGAACCAATTAGGGAAACCTATAATGTTTGAAGAGggagatgatgattttatttattttaaaagttataaaaaaactcaaAGGATACCAATTGTTATTTATGCAGACTTCGAATGTATTTTAACTCCTAAAAAACCTGATGAATTCATTcagagttgtaaaaaaaaaaaaacatatattacacatttacatgaaattatgagttatgggttttatgtaaaagtcgactatgatattataccaaaagAGTTAGTAAAACAGTTGAAGATTCCTAGAAAGGTGGTTATTTATAGAGGTGAAAATGCAGCAAAaaaatttatggaaaatatgattgatatcggaaataatatcaaaacaatttacgAAACTGCTACACCAATGGGTAAATTAactgaaaaagaagaaaaacgttttcaaagaattaaaagatgtgaaaaatgttcaaaacattttaaaaaaaataatttaattaaagttcgAGATCACTGTCATTTTACTGGTAAATATAGACAATGTCTTTGTCTcgaatgtaattttcaaataactaaTCCATCATTCAttccaattttctttcataatttatcgTACGATAGCCATTTCATAATTCGAGAGCTCGGTTGCGATGATCAAAATATTCACGTTATTCCTAattcatcagaaaaatatatatccttcAGCAAGGAAATCGCAcctaaatttagtataaaatttgtTGATACATTCCGTTTTATGAGCGAGTCATTAAGTAAACTTGCGGAAAATTTATCTGAAGATAAGTCGAGATTTAGAGaaactcttaaaatattttctgcggAAGCACTAGATTTAGTTACACGAAAAGGAGTCTTCCCTTATGAATATGTCGATAATTGGAGTAAATTAGATGATACTTTTCTACCATCAAAGCTAGAATTTTATAACTCTTTAACAGACGAGAAAATTAGTGATGAAGATTATATACATGCTAAAAATGTATGGCATACATTTGATATAAAGACTTTAGGTGAATATagcgatctttatttaaaaactgatgttaGCATACTAGCCGATGTGTTCGAAAATTTTAGAGACTTATGTTTATCTACGCTCGAACTAGATCCTGCTCATTATATGACTGCTCCCGGGTTTGCTTTTGACTGTATGCTGAAGTATACCAAGGTCAAATTATCAAGGTTAAAGGAGTATAACATGTTGCTTTTCTTCGAAAAATCGATTAGAGGCGGGATATGCCAATCAACCAAAAGATATGTTAAGGCAAACATACCAAATATCGAAGGATTGGACTATAATGCAAATGAACCGATCACATGGATTACATATCTCGATTGTGTGAATTTGTATGGGAAGTCTATGTTAACAGAATTaccttttaaagattttgaatggGTTGACGATCTCAACATAGATGTAACTAAAATCGCTGATGATTCAGAAGTCGGATATATATTAGAAGTTGATATTGAGTATCCTAAACAtctacataaatatcataatgattTCCCATTTTTACCGTTTAACGAATGTCCACCAAATTCGAAAGTTGAGAAATTGTTAACTACTTTATcaccgaaaaaaaactatattgtacattacaaaaatttaaaacaagcaatTTCTCACGGTCTTAAAGTAGTAAAAATTCATCGAGCTATCCGTTTTTCCCAAAGTAAATGGATggcatcatacataaaattatgtacatctATGAGAGTACAAGCTAAAAACGAGTTTGAGAAGGATTTCTGGAAGTTGCTAATTAATAGCGTTTTTGGTAAATGTATGGAGAATGTTCGAGCAAGAACTTCTATAAAACTGGTTTCTTCAGAACAAAAAGCAAGGAAATTAATGGCgaaaactagttttaaagacAGAACTATATATTCTAAGAATCTCATGGCCATTCATCAGCATAAGGAAACAATTAAATTCGACAAGGCAATTTATGTAGGATTTGCAATTTTAGACGTttcgaaaacatttatgtatgacttccattataatgtaatgaaGAAAAGGTATGGTACTAAAATTAGTTCTTTATATTCGGATACTGATTCCCTGATATATGCTATCcaaacaacaaatttttttgacgatttaaaaaatagtttattaccatattttgaCACATCTAATTATCCTAAAGACCATTGTTGTTTtagtgaaattcataaaaatcaacCAGGGTTCTTTAAAGATGAAATGAAaggaattataattaaagaattcgtttcattaagaccgaaattatatgcttataaaactatagatggcgctgagaaaaaaaaagcaaaaggcgtaaagaaatatataattaaaaatcacatgcaatttaacaattatatgaatatactaaacgcttttataaaccataaaactCTCAAGGATGAACAAACTcatagaaaaatgaattttatccaATCAAATAAACATGTTGTTCATTCGAAAACAATGAACAAACTTGTTCTAAGTGCAAACGATGATAAACGTTATATAATGGATGACGGGATAAATACTTTAGCTTATGGTCACTATAAACTTAATGACTCAGTTTAA
- the LOC132935983 gene encoding uncharacterized protein LOC132935983, whose product MHESITLNLTGNSTVLSVNYFPSLNVYEDSEIALLSLQTCNSFPNIINPTNNRLRIKSIPPDRIAKIQFFVPAECRDIEDINKYMVEELSQVNKVYGTKLTFSVRIDPVDFRTYIKCNGILNFEHPYSIASVFGYRKKVCGPFHEEHRSDKAANLNTINSIKVMCNIAHGSFNNQLQSHSIYEFFPSGRRGTKVVQSPVNLIYYRLNKTDINSITVQLVDQNNNPIDNFNETLTVVLHIKRHGSHH is encoded by the coding sequence ATGCATGAATCTATTACATTAAATCTAACTGGAAATTCAACTGTATTgtcggtaaattattttccatctctaaacgtttacgaggattcagaaatagctttgttatctttgcaaacgtgcaattcatttccaaatattataaatccaactaataaccggctgagaataaaatcaattcctccagatagaatagcaaaaattcaattttttgtaccaGCCGAATGCCGTGACATagaagatattaacaaatatatggtaGAAGAGTTATCTCAAGTTAATAAAGTCTACGGAACAAAGCTGACATTCAGTGTACGTATTGATCCTGTCGATTTTagaacgtatataaaatgtaatggaatactaaactttgagcatccgtatagtatagcaTCTGTTTTTGGGTATAGAAAGAAAGTTTGTGGACCGTTTCATGAAGAACATCGATCGGATAAAGctgcaaatttaaacacaattaattctataaaagtaatgtgtaatatagcacatgggtcattcaacaaccaacttcaaagccattcgatatatgagtttttcccaagtgggagaagaggaacaaaggttgttcaatctccggtaaaccttatatattacagattaaacaaaacagatattaattcaattactgttcagttagttgaccaaaacaataatccaattgacaattttaacgaaacgttaacagttgttctgcatattaaacgtcacggatctcatcattaa